From Dasypus novemcinctus isolate mDasNov1 chromosome 19, mDasNov1.1.hap2, whole genome shotgun sequence, a single genomic window includes:
- the BSG gene encoding basigin — protein MAGALLLLLAGALLGGPGASDAWSGSGIITFQDTVGSKMRLSCALNHSASEIEGHLWLRSDKVVKEDTLPGLRTEYEVDLDDSAGEYTCVFLPEGAGRAEIRVTGPPKVTAVKKSEHATEGEAVVLRCKSDSFPPVTDWVWYKLHDGQEQVITNGSEGRFFLSAAGSRVELRIHRLDMSADPGKYVCNGTSTEGTSTATITLRVRSRLAALWPFLGIVAEVLVLVTIIFVYEKRRKPDEVLDDDDPGSAPLKSSTHSSNDKGSVRQRSAS, from the exons ATGGCGGgcgcgctgctgctgctgctggcgggCGCGCTGCTGGGCGGCCCGGGCGCCTCCGACGCCT ggagtggaagtggaaTCATCACGTTCCAAGACACCGTGGGCTCCAAGATGCGCCTCAGCTGCGCCCTGAACCACAGCGCCAGCGAGATCGAGGGCCACCTCTGGCTGCGCAGCGACAAGGTGGTCAAGGAGGACACCCTGCCCGGCCTGCGGACCGAGTACGAGGTGGACCTGGACGACAGCGCCGGGGAGTACACCTGCGTCTTCCTGCCGGAGGGCGCGGGCAGGGCCGAGATCCGCGTGACGG GCCCGCCCAAGGTGACGGCGGTGAAGAAGTCGGAGCACGCCACCGAGGGCGAGGCCGTCGTGCTCAGGTGCAAGTCGGACTCCTTCCCCCCCGTCACCGATTGGGTCTGGTACAAGCTGCACGACGGCCAGGAGCAG GTCATCACCAACGGCTCTGAGGGCAGGTTCTTCCTGAGCGCTGCGGGGTCGCGCGTGGAGCTGCGCATCCACAGGCTGGACATGAGCGCTGACCCCGGCAAGTACGTGTGCAACGGCACAAGCACCGAGGGCACCTCCACCGCCACCATCACGCTGCGCGTGCGCAGCCGCCTGGCCGCGCTCTGGCCCTTCCTGGGCATCGTGGCCGAGGTGCTCGTGCTGGTCACTATCATCTTCGTCTACGAAAAGCGCCGGAAGCCCGACGAAGTCCTGGACG ACGACGACCCGGGCTCGGCTCCGCT